One window of the Dreissena polymorpha isolate Duluth1 chromosome 5, UMN_Dpol_1.0, whole genome shotgun sequence genome contains the following:
- the LOC127832696 gene encoding N-alpha-acetyltransferase 10-like, whose amino-acid sequence MNIRNSKPEDLMNMQHCNLLCLPENYQMKYYFYHGLSWPQLSYVAEDESGKIVGYVLAKMEEDPEDSVQHGHITSLAVKRSYRRLGLAKKLMDQASRAMVENFDAKYVSLHVRKSNRAALHLYTETLKFEISEIEPKYYADGEDAYAMKRNLSEFRHDKEIESCAMAIDQAKKADIATVTANFVNLTAS is encoded by the exons ATGAATATAAGAAATTCAAAG CCAGAAGATCTGATGAACATGCAGCACTGCAATTTGCTGTGTCTGCCAGAGAATTACCAGATGAAATACTATTTCTACCATGGACTGTCATGGCCACag TTATCATATGTGGCTGAAGATGAAAGCGGAAAAATAGTTGGATATGTTTTAGCCAAAAT GGAAGAGGATCCAGAAGACTCTGTACAGCATGGCCACATCACTTCACTG GCAGTGAAGAGGTCCTATCGACGTCTGGGTCTAGCAAAGAAGCTCATGGACCAGGCGTCGAGGGCAATGGTGGAGAACTTTGATGCTAAATACGTATCACTGCATGTGCGCAAGAGCAACAGGGCTGCACTGCATCTATATACTGAGACCCTAAAATTCGA GATCAGTGAGATAGAGCCAAAATACTATGCAGACGGGGAAGATGCTTATGCAATGAAGAGGAATCTCTCAGAATTCAGACAT GACAAGGAAATCGAAAGCTGTGCAATGGCGATAGATCAAGCCAAGAAAGCGGACATAGCTACAGTGACAGCCAACTTTGTTAATCTAACTGCGTCCTGA